One Candidatus Aminicenantes bacterium genomic window, CTGCATGACGTTGACCTTGATGTTTGGCATGGTTTTTGTATACCGCATCCGCGGCGAAAAAGCAAGCCAGGCCGCTACTCTTGGATAAATTTCAGTAGAAATATAGCAATTCTAGATCATTTTTTCAGTAATCCATGTTCCTGAAAGCTAAAATATCCCTTACGACTGACGATGATATGGTCAAGAATCTGCAACCCAAGGATTTCAGCCGCATCAGTCAATCGTTCATGCAATTTTTTGTCTGCCTCGCTCAGCTGCAAATCACCAGAGGGGTGGTTATGTGCCAAAATGACGGCAGCAGCTCGGTCAGCAATCACATCGGCAAACACTTCACGCGGATGGACCGGGCTTTGGTCAAGCAAGCCAATTGTAACGATCCGCTTTTCAATGACTTCATTAGCTCCATTCAATGAAAAGCAAATAAAGTATTCTTGCTGTTTGTTAGTAATATCGGATAGAAGGGGAAGAATATCTTGGGCGCAACAGATCTTGGTCGTTTCTTTTGAAAGATATCTGCGAGCCAGTTCAAATGCCGAAAGGATTTGCGCCGCCTTGGCCGGCCCCAAGCCTGGAATCCCAACCAATTGACTACGGATCAAAAGCCCCTTATTTTCCTTTATCAGATTGGCCACTTTCATGGCCATGGTTCTCACGTCAACGCCCTTAGTTCCCGAACCAAGAATTGCAGCCACCAATTCCTGATCAGTCAAAGCGCCAACGCCTTTTTCTTTCAGTTTCTCCCGCGGCCGGCC contains:
- the radC gene encoding DNA repair protein RadC; translated protein: MKKLTIKDLPKHGRPREKLKEKGVGALTDQELVAAILGSGTKGVDVRTMAMKVANLIKENKGLLIRSQLVGIPGLGPAKAAQILSAFELARRYLSKETTKICCAQDILPLLSDITNKQQEYFICFSLNGANEVIEKRIVTIGLLDQSPVHPREVFADVIADRAAAVILAHNHPSGDLQLSEADKKLHERLTDAAEILGLQILDHIIVSRKGYFSFQEHGLLKK